A genomic region of Arachis stenosperma cultivar V10309 chromosome 9, arast.V10309.gnm1.PFL2, whole genome shotgun sequence contains the following coding sequences:
- the LOC130949252 gene encoding uncharacterized protein LOC130949252 — protein MVVIPLAPVLVYFVLACLIVCAVSLVLEDWRKDREGVTLAAYLLCLFCHCRRLSHPRSDLSLLASRRSFLSVAFCGNFFSDNNNNGLPVKLIFSFNQVYEGEKPFYKEKDIAIPVHVYGKTKVVAEQFISENYSSYAILRSSIIYEPQTVSLVPKSLPIQWMDGVLAKGEEVQFFHDEFCCPIFIKDLVNIILALPSL, from the exons ATGGTGGTTattccacttgctccag TACTTGTATACTTTGTCCTTGCTTGCTTGATTGTCTGTGCAGTATCATTGGTGTTGGAGGATTGGAGGAAAGACAGGGAA ggtgttacactcgCTGCGTACCTCCTCTGCTTGTTCTGCCATTGTCGTAGATTGTCGCATCCGCGTTCAGATCTGTCGTTGCTCGCCTCGCGACGTTCTTTTCTCAGCGTCGCCTTCTGTGGTAACTTCTTCTCCGATAACAACAACAACGGTCTTCCGGTTAAGCTGATTTTCTCCTTCAATCAAG TTTATGAAGGGGAAAAGCCCTTTTACAAGGAAAAAGACATTGCTATTCCGGTACATGTTTATGGTAAAACTAAAGTCGTAGCTGAGCAGTTCATTTCCGAAAATTACTCGAGTTATGCAATTTTGAGAAGCAGTATCATCTATGAACCACAAACAGTCTCACTTGTTCCGAAATCTCTTCCAATTCAG TGGATGGATGGCGTCCTTGCTAAAGGAGAAGAAGTGCAGTTCTTTCACGATGAATTCTGTTGTCCGATTTTTATTAAGGATCTTGTAAATATAATACTAGCTTTACCAAGCTTATGA